From the genome of Bacteroidales bacterium, one region includes:
- a CDS encoding helix-turn-helix domain-containing protein translates to MPKLTFNDLPAAVEALLLRMDILHDLVKSTRDTLDSLIREAGELPETADQKPVQNVPDEKLPEREGLLDIGKAARYLGISNSTLYMAVERRAIAHFRKQNRLYFKVADLDAYKQSQKSGKKKSAKPMLDEPTMLLGDNDEKLMSMEEATEYTGISKTNLYSYVKMKKVPFIKKGRRLYFPVVALNQLMIMSTEKPTRPRGRKKKTTATEPKEPPAGNPDPDYVTLRQVVKMIGKHPSTVYYQLRKMNVPVVARRGNLSFYSLRAVREAFPETG, encoded by the coding sequence ATGCCAAAACTGACATTTAATGATCTACCGGCTGCTGTGGAAGCGTTACTCCTGAGAATGGACATCCTTCATGACCTGGTCAAATCAACACGCGATACACTCGACAGTCTGATCCGGGAAGCAGGGGAATTGCCTGAAACTGCCGATCAAAAACCTGTACAAAATGTTCCGGACGAGAAATTACCTGAACGTGAGGGATTGCTTGATATCGGCAAAGCGGCCCGCTATCTGGGAATCTCAAATTCGACGCTATATATGGCCGTAGAAAGAAGGGCGATTGCACATTTCAGAAAACAGAACAGGCTGTATTTTAAAGTAGCTGATCTCGACGCTTACAAGCAAAGCCAAAAATCCGGGAAGAAGAAATCGGCCAAACCCATGCTTGATGAGCCTACCATGTTACTGGGTGATAATGATGAAAAGCTGATGTCAATGGAAGAGGCTACTGAGTATACGGGCATTTCGAAGACAAACCTTTACTCTTATGTAAAGATGAAGAAAGTGCCTTTCATCAAGAAAGGCAGAAGACTGTATTTTCCGGTTGTTGCACTGAACCAGCTCATGATCATGAGCACTGAAAAGCCTACCCGTCCAAGGGGAAGAAAAAAGAAGACTACGGCTACCGAGCCAAAAGAACCACCTGCCGGAAACCCTGACCCGGATTACGTTACGTTGAGGCAGGTTGTAAAAATGATAGGTAAACATCCGTCAACGGTATATTACCAGTTAAGAAAAATGAATGTTCCTGTAGTTGCCAGGCGCGGTAACCTGAGCTTTTATTCGCTGAGGGCTGTAAGGGAGGCTTTTCCGGAGACAGGATAA
- a CDS encoding DUF1080 domain-containing protein produces MKNIKSIAHCIRYSLKLSLITASLLTLSLGVKAQADKQPIIGHWDLTVTRGNEVVPSWLEVKLSGFKTLVGHFVSSEGSARPIAVVNVDGNKANFSIPPQWEMGMKDLVFEGTVENDKLTGTITYPDGRQGTFTGVRAPFMAWEKEPAWGEPIKIFNGKNLDGWKTQKPENQWVIENGVLKSPKSGSNILTTQNFKDFKLHIEFRIPQGSNSGIYLRGRYELQIIDSKGQEPSSILFAGIYGFVSPNQDAALPAGEWQTYDITLIGRRVTIVANGKKTITDAIIPGITGGAIDSNEGEPGPILLQGDHGPVEFRNIVITPAK; encoded by the coding sequence ATGAAAAACATAAAATCAATTGCACACTGTATCCGCTACAGTCTGAAACTTTCGTTGATAACCGCGTCCCTTTTGACTTTAAGTTTGGGAGTGAAGGCCCAGGCCGACAAACAGCCGATCATCGGTCACTGGGATCTTACGGTTACCCGTGGGAATGAAGTAGTGCCTTCATGGCTCGAGGTAAAGCTATCGGGTTTTAAAACCCTTGTTGGTCATTTTGTATCCAGTGAAGGAAGCGCACGTCCGATTGCTGTTGTAAATGTTGACGGTAACAAAGCAAATTTCAGTATTCCCCCGCAGTGGGAAATGGGAATGAAAGACCTTGTATTTGAAGGAACTGTTGAAAACGACAAGCTGACCGGTACAATCACTTACCCCGACGGCAGACAGGGTACATTCACCGGTGTCAGGGCTCCTTTCATGGCATGGGAAAAGGAACCTGCATGGGGTGAACCCATTAAAATCTTCAACGGTAAGAATCTCGACGGATGGAAAACACAGAAACCCGAGAACCAGTGGGTTATTGAAAACGGTGTTCTGAAAAGCCCGAAATCAGGATCGAATATTCTCACTACACAAAACTTCAAGGACTTCAAGCTTCATATTGAATTCCGGATTCCCCAGGGAAGCAACAGCGGAATTTATCTTCGCGGAAGGTATGAATTGCAGATTATTGACAGCAAAGGACAGGAACCGTCATCTATTCTTTTTGCAGGAATTTACGGTTTTGTAAGTCCTAACCAGGATGCAGCTTTACCAGCTGGTGAGTGGCAGACATACGATATTACGCTTATCGGTCGTCGCGTAACCATTGTTGCCAATGGCAAAAAGACGATTACTGATGCTATTATCCCGGGTATTACAGGTGGAGCCATCGACAGTAACGAAGGTGAACCCGGTCCGATTCTTTTACAGGGTGACCATGGTCCCGTTGAATTCAGGAATATTGTGATTACTCCGGCGAAGTAA
- a CDS encoding ABC transporter permease: protein MFKNLLKIAFRNLTLSPKYSILNTIGLSIGMASSILILLWVQDEWSYDRQSGNAGNVFRVVGDRGITNGGLTAITPAPLAKALKEEFPEIIRASRCGMGSRISFKTGNEFIEETAMPVDNEFLKMFNVEFEEGDINKALIEPNSVVLTERIAKKYFGNVDPVGKTVKLTESDEIYTITGIIKNPHNSHLKYDLLIPVKLNKQFEDLSGDMQIMCYNYIELKAGIDSKFVEEKIRDFLITHSSRVTFRISLQNIKKIHLFSTGKYSEDIEGHGSIFYVRVLSLISIFILIIACINFMNLFSAQSKRRAKEIGLRKISGAGRQKIIFQFLGESFLIVFIAHIIAMILVELFLPQFNNLTDKHLIINYKSAGSYSILITVVLFSGLLAGSYPALYLSSLNPLVLMKGTNARKPGHAPFRRTLVILQFSISILLIICTLIIYNQFDFIQNRKPGFNKDDIVYFTTHLNPDDPKMASLKRELGNFPDILNISLGDIPINEKFIRNTDGLNWTGPEKTSDIRFDLLNGDADYASTFQFNLKEGRFFSSEFPTDSFALVINEQAAKIFGFIDPIGKTVTWSDGSKSTIIGVVEDFNYKSMHYKIEPLLFTLRAGAYFFIKIRPGTSETTIPYIKKIFNTYNFPFRLDLHFVSEEYNNMYRNEKRIGKILGYFSLLAIIVSCLGLVGLSAFIAESRTKEIGIRKTNGGKTQEIFILLSKQYLLWVSSSIAIASPVAWYFMNKWLQNFAYRIQIQLWIFVLTGIFVIILSFLTVSIQSYRSACKNPVDTLRYE, encoded by the coding sequence ATGTTTAAAAACCTTCTTAAAATCGCGTTTCGTAATCTTACCCTGAGTCCGAAGTATTCAATATTAAATACAATAGGTTTGTCTATCGGAATGGCCTCTTCTATTTTAATTCTTTTATGGGTACAGGATGAATGGAGTTACGACAGACAATCTGGCAATGCCGGTAATGTATTCAGGGTAGTAGGTGACAGGGGCATTACCAATGGAGGATTAACCGCAATTACGCCTGCACCATTAGCAAAAGCTTTGAAAGAAGAATTTCCGGAGATTATAAGGGCCTCCAGATGTGGCATGGGCTCCCGGATTTCCTTTAAAACCGGTAATGAATTTATAGAAGAAACTGCTATGCCCGTTGATAATGAATTTTTAAAAATGTTCAATGTTGAATTTGAAGAAGGAGATATCAATAAGGCTTTAATCGAACCTAATTCTGTTGTACTTACCGAAAGAATAGCCAAAAAGTATTTTGGGAACGTGGATCCTGTGGGTAAAACGGTAAAATTGACTGAATCCGATGAGATTTATACAATTACAGGAATTATAAAGAATCCGCATAACAGTCACCTTAAGTATGACTTGTTGATCCCTGTAAAGCTTAATAAACAATTTGAAGACCTCAGCGGTGATATGCAGATAATGTGCTATAACTATATTGAGCTAAAAGCAGGCATAGACAGTAAATTTGTTGAGGAAAAAATCCGTGATTTTTTAATAACCCACTCCAGTAGAGTAACATTTAGAATTTCTCTTCAAAACATCAAAAAGATACATCTATTCTCTACCGGAAAATATAGTGAAGATATCGAAGGCCATGGCAGTATCTTTTATGTCAGAGTTTTAAGTCTCATATCGATCTTCATTCTCATTATCGCCTGCATTAACTTCATGAATCTGTTTTCAGCTCAATCCAAAAGAAGGGCAAAGGAAATTGGCCTGCGTAAAATATCAGGGGCCGGAAGGCAAAAAATTATTTTCCAATTCCTGGGGGAATCCTTTTTAATTGTTTTTATAGCTCATATAATTGCCATGATCTTGGTTGAGTTATTCTTGCCACAATTTAATAACCTGACCGATAAACACTTGATTATAAACTATAAAAGCGCTGGATCATACTCTATATTAATTACAGTTGTATTATTTAGTGGACTATTGGCAGGAAGTTACCCCGCTTTATACCTCTCATCATTAAACCCGTTGGTTTTAATGAAAGGTACAAATGCCAGGAAACCAGGTCATGCACCATTCAGACGTACACTGGTAATTCTCCAGTTTTCTATTTCAATTCTTCTTATTATTTGCACTTTAATCATTTACAATCAGTTCGACTTCATTCAAAACAGGAAACCCGGTTTTAACAAGGATGACATCGTTTATTTCACAACCCATCTTAACCCTGATGATCCTAAAATGGCAAGTCTCAAGAGAGAACTCGGCAATTTTCCGGATATTCTTAACATAAGTTTGGGCGATATTCCAATCAACGAAAAGTTTATAAGAAATACTGACGGCCTGAACTGGACCGGGCCTGAGAAAACCAGCGATATACGGTTTGATTTATTGAATGGTGATGCAGATTATGCATCAACATTCCAATTTAATTTAAAAGAAGGGCGTTTTTTTTCTTCTGAATTTCCAACGGATTCTTTTGCATTAGTAATTAATGAGCAGGCAGCAAAAATATTCGGTTTTATAGATCCGATAGGCAAAACAGTTACATGGTCCGATGGATCGAAATCAACAATTATAGGCGTTGTTGAAGATTTTAACTATAAATCAATGCATTATAAAATTGAACCGCTTCTTTTTACACTCAGAGCGGGGGCTTACTTCTTTATAAAAATAAGACCGGGCACTTCAGAAACAACCATTCCCTATATTAAAAAAATTTTCAACACATATAATTTCCCGTTTCGTTTAGATCTTCACTTTGTCTCTGAAGAGTATAACAATATGTACAGGAATGAGAAGCGAATTGGTAAAATACTGGGTTATTTCTCATTACTTGCAATAATAGTTTCATGCCTGGGACTTGTCGGATTGTCAGCCTTTATAGCCGAAAGCAGGACAAAAGAGATTGGAATCAGGAAAACGAATGGTGGAAAAACACAGGAAATATTCATATTACTCTCAAAACAATACCTTCTCTGGGTGAGTAGTTCCATTGCCATAGCAAGTCCGGTGGCGTGGTATTTCATGAATAAATGGCTGCAAAATTTCGCTTACCGGATTCAAATTCAATTGTGGATCTTTGTTTTAACCGGCATTTTTGTGATTATTCTGTCGTTTCTAACAGTGAGTATTCAATCGTACAGATCTGCCTGTAAAAATCCGGTCGATACACTTCGATATGAATAA
- a CDS encoding ABC transporter ATP-binding protein translates to MLKTTGLTKIFRTDEVETTALNRVNFQAQQGEFVAVMGPSGCGKSTLLNIIGLLDAPSGGEYYFMDRDVSSYRENQRTDLRKGNIGFIFQSFNLIDELTVFENIELPLLYLRISAKDRKKKIEAVLERMQLTPRKNHFPQQLSGGQQQRVAIARAVVTNPKLILADEPTGNLDSSNGEEVLKLLEELNHDGTTVIMVTHSAAHAERAHRIIQLFDGHVVSENIKSQIIIQ, encoded by the coding sequence ATGCTTAAGACAACCGGTTTAACAAAAATCTTTCGAACGGATGAAGTGGAAACTACTGCACTCAACCGTGTAAACTTCCAGGCTCAGCAGGGAGAATTTGTAGCTGTTATGGGGCCTTCAGGTTGCGGAAAATCAACCCTTCTTAATATAATCGGCTTACTTGATGCTCCTTCAGGTGGCGAATATTATTTCATGGATAGAGATGTCTCTTCATACAGGGAGAACCAGCGTACAGATCTGCGAAAAGGTAACATAGGATTCATTTTTCAAAGTTTTAACCTGATTGATGAATTGACTGTCTTTGAAAACATTGAATTGCCGTTGCTTTATCTCAGAATTTCTGCAAAAGACCGCAAGAAAAAAATTGAAGCAGTTCTTGAAAGAATGCAATTGACGCCTCGCAAAAACCATTTTCCCCAGCAGTTATCGGGCGGACAGCAACAGCGGGTTGCAATAGCCAGAGCGGTGGTTACCAATCCCAAACTTATCCTTGCCGATGAGCCAACCGGAAATCTTGATTCTTCAAATGGAGAAGAGGTGTTAAAACTGCTGGAAGAATTGAATCATGACGGCACCACAGTAATTATGGTAACGCACTCTGCAGCCCATGCAGAAAGAGCACATCGCATTATTCAGCTTTTTGACGGGCATGTTGTTTCAGAAAACATTAAGAGTCAAATAATAATCCAGTAA
- a CDS encoding ATP-binding protein, with translation MVLKSFYINILVRVAFIVLSSMILAVIVHNIEHGYYYTLAGMLILIGIQALLLINVVNRTNADLIKFFSSVHDHDSSIRFPADNNSFEKLRQKLNELNSTIQQIRMENEKSAQFLQTVVNHVSIGLMSFDHDGNPGIFNRAVKEFINVNHPGTLKIKDPDLYQILQNIQPGHEILHKIKIKDQLQSILIRATELKFENRVIRLISFENITRELDRKELDSWQRLIRVLTHEIMNSVSPVTSLTSVISGYFKENGQIRKPGDISERIINKTLEGLNTIEETGKGLLDFVDTYRTLTALPKSRFSPFKIANLFSSCKLLMDSGISDKFIQVEVNPPDLMLTADFSQVEQVLINLVKNATEALENSRDGAIRLSAFYQETDVIIRVEDNGPGIPDEIITDIFMPFFTTKANGSGIGLSLSKQIMQNHNGTLSVVSDTNGTIFTLAFPL, from the coding sequence ATGGTTTTAAAAAGCTTCTATATTAATATACTGGTCAGAGTGGCTTTCATAGTGCTATCAAGCATGATCCTGGCCGTTATTGTGCATAATATTGAACACGGTTACTATTACACGCTGGCTGGCATGCTGATCTTAATCGGCATTCAGGCACTGCTTCTGATTAATGTGGTTAACCGGACTAATGCCGACCTTATAAAATTCTTTTCGTCAGTACATGATCATGATTCCTCGATCAGGTTTCCGGCAGATAACAATTCTTTTGAAAAACTCAGGCAAAAACTGAATGAATTGAATTCTACCATTCAACAAATCCGGATGGAAAATGAAAAAAGCGCACAGTTTCTGCAGACCGTTGTGAACCATGTAAGCATAGGGCTTATGTCTTTCGACCATGACGGGAATCCGGGCATCTTTAACAGGGCCGTAAAAGAGTTTATAAACGTCAATCATCCCGGAACTCTGAAAATTAAAGATCCTGACTTGTACCAAATCCTTCAGAATATACAACCCGGCCATGAAATTCTGCATAAAATAAAAATAAAAGACCAGCTTCAAAGTATTCTCATCAGGGCAACAGAACTGAAATTTGAAAACCGGGTGATCAGACTGATTTCCTTTGAAAATATTACCCGTGAGCTCGACAGGAAAGAACTCGACTCCTGGCAACGGCTTATCCGTGTGCTGACTCATGAAATCATGAATTCGGTAAGCCCCGTTACTTCACTTACCTCTGTCATATCGGGATATTTTAAAGAAAACGGCCAAATAAGAAAACCCGGGGATATCAGTGAGAGGATCATAAATAAAACTCTTGAAGGTCTCAATACTATTGAAGAAACAGGAAAGGGCCTGCTTGATTTTGTGGATACCTACAGGACCCTTACCGCATTGCCAAAATCCCGATTCAGCCCTTTTAAGATAGCCAATCTTTTCAGTAGTTGTAAACTTCTTATGGATTCAGGAATTAGTGATAAGTTTATACAAGTGGAAGTGAATCCTCCTGATCTCATGTTGACTGCCGACTTTTCACAGGTTGAACAGGTATTGATCAACCTGGTCAAAAACGCAACCGAAGCTTTAGAGAACTCCAGGGATGGAGCTATTCGCCTGTCGGCTTTTTATCAGGAAACTGATGTGATTATCCGGGTGGAAGATAACGGCCCCGGGATACCGGATGAAATCATTACTGATATTTTCATGCCCTTTTTCACTACAAAAGCTAACGGTTCAGGAATTGGTCTCAGTTTATCCAAACAGATCATGCAAAATCACAATGGAACCCTGTCTGTGGTTTCAGATACGAATGGTACAATATTCACACTGGCATTTCCTTTATAA
- a CDS encoding glycyl-radical enzyme activating protein, producing the protein MIFNIQRFSTHDGGGIRTIIFYKGCTLQCQWCSNPESQSFEPEIMFDSQLCQRFGDCLRFSPAITVINDALKIERSELDASALTDVCLSRAISVAGQSKTTEELILEIEKDSRFYSQSGGGVTLSGGEPFAQGIALKELLQELRRREIDVAVETTLHVQWSAIQPNIGIIHTWLVDIKHTDATKFMKFTGGNLALITGNLCKLSEAGVPFIARIPVIPLFNHTFDEISSIIDFTSSFPTLQEIHLIPFHNLGIKKYTMLDMPYAYSNVKAVQQNELIDYLKYAESKGIRTRIGG; encoded by the coding sequence ATGATCTTCAACATTCAGCGGTTTTCAACACACGACGGCGGCGGCATAAGGACAATCATCTTTTATAAAGGATGTACACTGCAATGCCAGTGGTGCAGTAATCCCGAAAGTCAATCGTTTGAACCTGAAATCATGTTTGATTCTCAGCTTTGCCAAAGATTTGGAGATTGTCTCCGGTTTAGCCCGGCCATTACAGTTATTAATGATGCGCTGAAAATCGAAAGGTCAGAACTTGACGCATCCGCTTTAACCGATGTTTGCCTGTCAAGAGCGATTTCCGTTGCCGGTCAAAGTAAAACAACAGAAGAACTTATCCTTGAAATAGAAAAAGACAGCAGGTTCTATAGTCAAAGCGGAGGCGGTGTGACTCTTTCAGGTGGCGAACCTTTCGCCCAGGGAATTGCATTGAAAGAGTTACTTCAGGAGCTCAGGAGAAGAGAAATTGACGTTGCAGTCGAGACTACATTGCATGTTCAATGGTCTGCAATACAACCAAACATTGGCATTATCCATACCTGGCTTGTAGATATTAAACATACCGATGCAACCAAATTCATGAAATTTACAGGGGGCAACCTTGCACTTATCACCGGAAATCTTTGTAAACTCAGCGAAGCCGGTGTTCCGTTTATTGCCAGGATACCTGTTATACCCCTGTTTAATCATACTTTTGATGAAATCAGTTCAATCATTGATTTTACCTCTTCATTTCCAACTCTTCAGGAAATTCACCTGATCCCCTTTCATAACCTGGGGATTAAAAAATATACAATGCTGGACATGCCTTATGCGTATTCGAATGTAAAAGCAGTTCAGCAAAACGAATTAATCGATTATTTGAAATATGCAGAATCAAAAGGAATCAGGACAAGGATCGGTGGCTGA
- a CDS encoding GNAT family N-acetyltransferase translates to MITINRCDSGHTDFITMVSFLDKELAVIDGRDHDFYNAFNRINLIRHAVVAYHKGQPVGCGAIKVFSDEAMEIKRMYVSPDIRNHGIGKLIVTELENWARELSYVKCVLETGRRQPDAIALYKKCGYQQIPNYGQYIGMENSVCFEKRLK, encoded by the coding sequence ATGATTACAATCAACCGATGCGATTCAGGGCATACCGACTTCATAACCATGGTATCCTTTCTCGATAAGGAATTAGCCGTTATCGACGGCAGGGATCATGATTTTTATAATGCGTTTAATAGGATAAATCTTATCAGGCACGCAGTGGTGGCTTATCATAAGGGTCAGCCAGTGGGATGCGGAGCAATCAAGGTGTTCTCGGATGAGGCTATGGAAATCAAAAGAATGTATGTTAGTCCCGACATCCGCAATCACGGTATCGGCAAATTAATTGTAACTGAACTTGAGAACTGGGCAAGGGAACTTTCTTATGTGAAATGTGTGCTTGAAACCGGCAGGAGGCAGCCGGATGCTATTGCCCTTTATAAAAAGTGCGGTTATCAGCAAATCCCTAATTATGGGCAGTATATTGGCATGGAAAACAGCGTATGTTTTGAGAAACGGCTTAAATAG
- a CDS encoding sigma-54 dependent transcriptional regulator — protein sequence MKGGLLIADDHKQVLKALIQLLEPEFDKVVGVSNPNLILQHLRMDVIDVILLDMNFSAGVNTGNEGIFWLNAILKYDPSAVVVMITAYADVDLAVRAIKEGAVDFVVKPWDNHKLITTLQAAYKLRQSRFENKKLRDKQKQLNKGIINQYGTLVWKSRAMEEVLRIVKKVARTEANVLVTGENGTGKELVVKEIHHLSRRSDESFVSIDAGTITETLFESEMFGHVKGAFTDAREDKTGWIETASGGTLFIDEIGNLSLSMQAKLLTALQNRIICKVGSTVPIPFDIRLICATNKNPDDMVTKGLFREDLLYRINTIVIDLPPLRERGEDIILLAEHFLREYSQKYEKFNLKYTKRTLDKLMRYQWPGNVRELRHSVEKAVILCDSDVITPEDFLLSHSVFPINQQSKPLTFADIEKQAIQKALENNHGNILKTSQELGLARQTLYNKMQKYNLQ from the coding sequence ATGAAAGGTGGCCTGTTGATCGCCGATGATCATAAACAAGTTCTTAAAGCCCTGATTCAACTGCTGGAACCTGAATTTGATAAGGTTGTCGGGGTTTCAAATCCGAATCTTATCCTTCAGCATCTGAGAATGGATGTAATCGATGTAATCCTGCTGGATATGAACTTTTCAGCCGGTGTGAACACCGGCAATGAGGGGATTTTCTGGCTTAATGCCATTCTGAAATATGATCCGTCCGCCGTGGTGGTTATGATTACGGCTTATGCCGATGTGGACCTTGCAGTCAGGGCTATTAAAGAAGGTGCGGTGGATTTTGTGGTGAAGCCCTGGGACAACCATAAACTGATCACTACACTTCAGGCTGCCTATAAGCTGAGGCAATCGCGATTTGAAAATAAAAAGCTTCGCGATAAGCAGAAACAATTGAATAAGGGAATTATAAATCAGTACGGAACGCTTGTATGGAAATCAAGGGCCATGGAAGAAGTACTACGGATCGTAAAAAAAGTCGCCCGCACAGAAGCAAATGTGCTGGTGACAGGCGAAAACGGAACCGGAAAGGAACTTGTGGTTAAAGAAATCCATCATCTTTCACGGCGTTCGGACGAATCGTTTGTAAGCATCGACGCCGGTACGATAACGGAGACTCTCTTTGAAAGTGAAATGTTCGGCCATGTAAAAGGCGCTTTTACAGATGCACGTGAAGACAAAACCGGATGGATTGAAACGGCTTCAGGCGGCACTCTCTTCATTGATGAAATCGGGAACCTGTCGCTTTCCATGCAGGCAAAACTCTTGACTGCTTTGCAAAACAGGATCATTTGCAAAGTCGGTTCAACCGTTCCCATACCTTTTGATATAAGGCTTATTTGTGCAACCAATAAAAATCCTGATGATATGGTGACGAAAGGGCTCTTCAGGGAGGATCTTTTATACCGGATCAATACAATTGTGATTGACCTGCCCCCTTTAAGGGAGCGGGGTGAGGATATCATCCTTCTTGCTGAACACTTCCTGAGGGAATATTCCCAGAAATATGAGAAATTCAATTTAAAATATACAAAGAGAACGCTGGATAAGCTGATGCGTTATCAATGGCCCGGCAATGTGAGGGAATTAAGACATTCAGTTGAAAAGGCCGTGATCCTGTGCGATTCGGATGTCATCACACCTGAAGATTTTTTATTATCACACTCTGTATTTCCGATCAATCAGCAAAGTAAGCCCCTGACCTTTGCCGATATCGAAAAACAGGCCATACAAAAAGCACTCGAGAATAATCATGGCAATATTCTGAAAACCTCACAGGAATTAGGATTGGCAAGGCAGACGCTGTATAACAAAATGCAAAAATATAACTTACAATAG